From a region of the Paenibacillus sp. R14(2021) genome:
- a CDS encoding ABC transporter ATP-binding protein — translation MVHSAASDKQPIVRLQQLTKVIGRRTIIDGLTLDIPRAEVVGFLGPNGAGKTTTIRMMVGLMSMTKGDVLIEGHSVRDDFENAIRHVGAIVENPEMYKYLTGFQNLLHFSRMIPGITKQRIDEVVELVGLKGRINDKVKTYSLGMRQRLGIAQAIMHKPSLLILDEPTNGVDPAGIRELRDYLRKLAKEEGIAVLVSSHLLSEMELMCDRVAIIQGGKLIDVRTIQNGVHLEGTTSQILFEVDRPDDAVKLLAAYDAALMDDGALVRADRDTVAAINSVLVGAGVKVYGIRVLNKSLEDQFLEMTGGEPIV, via the coding sequence ATGGTACATTCAGCCGCATCGGACAAGCAGCCGATTGTCAGGCTTCAGCAACTAACGAAGGTGATCGGAAGACGGACCATCATAGACGGACTGACGCTCGACATACCGCGCGCCGAAGTCGTAGGATTCTTGGGACCGAACGGAGCGGGCAAGACGACGACCATTCGAATGATGGTAGGACTCATGTCCATGACCAAGGGCGACGTGCTGATCGAAGGGCACAGCGTTCGCGACGATTTCGAGAATGCGATCCGCCATGTAGGGGCGATCGTAGAGAATCCGGAGATGTACAAGTATTTGACGGGGTTTCAGAATCTGCTGCATTTCTCCCGGATGATTCCGGGCATTACGAAGCAGCGGATCGATGAAGTCGTGGAATTGGTAGGTCTGAAGGGCCGCATTAACGACAAAGTGAAAACCTATTCGCTCGGGATGCGCCAGCGTCTCGGGATTGCACAAGCCATCATGCATAAGCCTTCGCTTCTGATTTTGGATGAGCCGACGAACGGGGTCGACCCGGCGGGGATTCGCGAGCTTCGCGATTATTTGCGAAAGCTGGCGAAGGAAGAGGGCATTGCCGTCCTGGTGTCCAGCCATCTCTTGAGCGAGATGGAGCTGATGTGTGACCGGGTCGCCATCATTCAAGGCGGCAAGCTGATCGACGTGCGCACCATTCAGAACGGCGTGCATCTGGAAGGAACGACGAGCCAAATTCTATTCGAGGTGGATCGGCCGGATGATGCAGTAAAGCTCTTGGCTGCGTATGATGCGGCGCTCATGGACGACGGGGCGCTCGTTCGCGCAGATCGGGACACGGTCGCGGCTATCAATTCCGTTCTCGTCGGCGCAGGCGTTAAAGTATACGGCATTCGCGTGCTGAACAAGTCGCTGGAAGATCAATTCCTCGAGATGACGGGAGGCGAGCCGATTGTATAA
- a CDS encoding ABC transporter permease translates to MYNFLQLVRNENMKIYRRIGTWIMFGIILLIVLVVNILSKAFSDTSTTWQVMSNIETFCYLLITIFTVVVSAESVAGEFSSGTIKLLLIRPWSRSKILLSKYIALLQFALLMSIFMFVCSYVLGLILFGAGGGATASEALGAANDSGPFSYMIQVYLLDYIGLIMIVTFSFMLSTLFRSGGLAIGLSMFIYFFGLIASGLLSMLNYKWVEYLLFLHLNLKQYLASKEIAHGMTIGFSLGVLAGYYIVFVAITWFVFNKRDVAT, encoded by the coding sequence TTGTATAATTTCCTGCAGCTTGTGCGTAACGAGAATATGAAGATTTACCGCCGTATCGGAACATGGATCATGTTCGGTATTATTCTGCTGATTGTCCTCGTCGTGAACATTCTGTCCAAGGCATTCTCGGACACGTCGACAACCTGGCAAGTCATGAGCAATATTGAAACCTTCTGCTACCTGCTGATCACGATCTTCACCGTCGTCGTATCCGCCGAAAGCGTAGCGGGCGAATTCTCCTCTGGAACGATCAAGCTGCTGCTGATCCGCCCGTGGAGCCGTTCCAAAATCCTGCTATCCAAATACATAGCGCTGCTGCAGTTTGCCCTGCTGATGTCGATCTTCATGTTCGTCTGCTCCTATGTACTGGGTCTGATTCTGTTCGGCGCCGGCGGCGGCGCGACGGCAAGTGAGGCGCTCGGTGCCGCAAACGATTCAGGTCCGTTCAGCTATATGATTCAAGTCTATCTGCTGGATTACATCGGACTTATTATGATCGTGACGTTCAGCTTCATGCTCTCGACGCTGTTCCGCAGCGGCGGGCTGGCAATCGGCTTGTCGATGTTCATCTATTTCTTCGGGCTGATCGCGAGCGGTCTGCTCAGCATGCTGAATTATAAATGGGTGGAATACCTGCTGTTTCTGCATTTGAACCTGAAGCAGTACTTAGCGAGCAAGGAAATCGCGCACGGGATGACGATCGGCTTCTCGCTCGGCGTGCTGGCCGGCTATTATATCGTGTTCGTCGCCATCACGTGGTTCGTCTTCAACAAACGTGACGTTGCAACCTAA
- the cls gene encoding cardiolipin synthase, whose product MIWALAVCIIFIFQIATILVLEFRHPSKTVAWLLIMFVLPIVGFVMYYFLAQEYRRRRTMRRRGVITQEEKLQALLRCKLVNRPEDMHGHQFDHQERLYHLLQSITLSPITSGNETQVLTNGPDTYDAILAAIAEAKHHIHIEFYTIRDDGIGRKLKALLIQKAREGVEIRIIYDGIGSLELSSSYIRELEKAGVETQCFLQVKVAFFNKRMNFRNHRKIVVVDGLVGFVGGINIGDEYLGGNTKLGFWRDTHLQIRGDAVYFLQEVFQQDWWFTAKKRLTDAAYTPMHTCKGQEQVQIISSGPNTRDAAILECVFAAVSAAKSRIYITTPYFIPDPSVLMALRIAALSGVDVRIIIPYVADTKLVLFASLSYVEEMLVAGVRIYRYHNGFVHAKVLIVDELLASVGTANMDMRSFFSNFEINAMLFDGKAIKRLESDFMRDLEACEEVNRSQFQKRPVWQKASEVAARMLSPLL is encoded by the coding sequence ATGATCTGGGCGTTAGCTGTATGTATCATCTTTATTTTTCAAATCGCGACCATTCTAGTGTTGGAATTTAGGCATCCGTCGAAAACCGTTGCTTGGCTGCTTATCATGTTCGTGCTGCCGATCGTCGGCTTCGTCATGTATTATTTTCTAGCCCAGGAGTACAGACGCCGCCGGACGATGCGCCGCCGCGGCGTCATTACGCAGGAGGAGAAGCTGCAGGCGCTGCTGCGCTGCAAGCTGGTCAACCGGCCCGAGGATATGCACGGCCATCAATTCGACCACCAGGAGCGGCTCTATCATTTGCTGCAGAGCATCACGCTCTCTCCGATTACGAGCGGCAACGAGACGCAGGTGCTGACGAACGGACCGGATACATACGATGCGATTCTAGCGGCGATCGCAGAAGCGAAGCATCACATCCATATCGAATTCTACACGATTCGCGACGACGGCATCGGCAGGAAGCTGAAAGCGCTGCTCATCCAGAAAGCGCGTGAAGGCGTTGAGATCCGGATCATCTACGACGGCATCGGCAGTCTAGAGCTCAGCAGCAGCTATATTCGCGAGCTGGAGAAGGCAGGCGTGGAAACGCAGTGCTTCCTCCAAGTGAAGGTGGCCTTCTTCAATAAAAGGATGAATTTCCGCAATCACCGCAAAATCGTTGTCGTCGACGGTCTCGTCGGGTTTGTGGGCGGCATCAATATCGGAGACGAATATCTTGGCGGCAACACGAAGCTTGGCTTCTGGCGGGATACGCATCTGCAGATTCGGGGAGACGCGGTGTACTTCCTACAGGAAGTGTTCCAGCAGGATTGGTGGTTCACGGCGAAGAAGCGGTTGACGGATGCGGCTTATACGCCGATGCATACCTGTAAGGGGCAGGAGCAGGTGCAGATCATTTCGAGCGGCCCCAACACCCGCGATGCGGCGATTCTGGAATGCGTATTTGCAGCGGTATCCGCGGCCAAGTCGCGCATCTACATCACGACGCCGTATTTTATTCCGGACCCCAGCGTGCTGATGGCACTGCGAATAGCGGCCTTAAGCGGGGTTGACGTCCGCATCATTATTCCTTACGTGGCGGATACGAAGCTGGTCTTGTTTGCCTCGCTCTCTTATGTAGAGGAAATGCTGGTGGCTGGCGTTCGCATTTACCGGTACCATAACGGCTTCGTTCATGCCAAGGTGCTGATCGTGGACGAATTGCTGGCATCCGTGGGGACGGCGAACATGGACATGCGAAGCTTCTTCAGCAACTTCGAGATCAATGCGATGCTCTTCGACGGCAAAGCGATCAAGCGGCTGGAATCGGATTTCATGAGGGATCTGGAAGCCTGCGAGGAGGTAAACCGGTCTCAATTTCAGAAGCGGCCGGTTTGGCAGAAGGCGAGTGAGGTGGCGGCCCGGATGCTCTCGCCGCTCTTGTAA
- a CDS encoding polymer-forming cytoskeletal protein, which produces MFKEPKRSDGTETLIGQGTHVEGKLISENGIRIEGEYRGDIECKGDVIVGECGIARSGITARDLTIAGKVFGDIVVKGRLTITASGQLFGNVLAHTMLIQDGGMYNGNCRMERSAEPKSRLHPDSDPMLHQQQQAKENAAKEKARQAG; this is translated from the coding sequence ATGTTTAAGGAACCCAAACGAAGCGACGGCACCGAAACGTTAATCGGACAAGGCACGCATGTGGAAGGCAAGCTGATCAGCGAGAACGGCATTCGAATCGAAGGGGAATATCGGGGAGATATCGAGTGCAAGGGCGATGTCATCGTCGGCGAATGCGGCATCGCAAGATCCGGCATTACCGCCCGCGACTTGACGATTGCAGGCAAGGTGTTCGGTGATATCGTCGTGAAGGGCCGGCTGACCATTACCGCTTCCGGCCAGCTGTTCGGCAACGTGCTCGCGCATACGATGCTCATTCAGGACGGAGGAATGTATAACGGCAACTGTCGCATGGAACGCTCGGCGGAGCCCAAATCGCGTCTTCATCCGGATAGTGACCCGATGCTTCATCAACAACAGCAGGCGAAAGAAAACGCCGCCAAGGAGAAAGCCCGGCAAGCCGGGTAA
- a CDS encoding PqqD family protein has translation MKPLVDEYLKLMRCNTNIETTELDGEWILMNVETHAVTKLNEIGGLIWSNVDECRTVEALAVRIANEGDAPLHAVLADVDRVVGEMLVKGLLTLG, from the coding sequence ATGAAGCCACTAGTCGATGAGTATCTGAAATTGATGCGCTGTAACACCAATATCGAGACCACGGAGCTTGACGGAGAATGGATACTCATGAATGTCGAGACGCATGCCGTCACGAAGCTGAATGAGATAGGCGGTTTGATCTGGTCAAATGTCGACGAGTGCAGGACGGTCGAAGCGCTGGCGGTGCGCATTGCGAACGAAGGCGATGCGCCGCTTCACGCGGTGCTTGCGGATGTTGATCGGGTTGTCGGTGAGATGCTGGTAAAGGGACTGTTGACGCTTGGATGA
- a CDS encoding LCP family protein, with protein sequence MKRSLKRTLIWTASAVVVLLLAGGSYVWYLYHSAEQTAAKMYEEIAPSKPVYVSKDPGIAKQLEPVQMSKLDSFTVLVLGVDERQNDRGRSDTMIVLTVNPAKRSMLMFNIPRDSRTEIIGHGTVDKINHAYAFGGVQMSLQTVENFIDYPIDYFVKVNMEGFAHLIDMVGGVEVDNPFAFDYEGDHFDKGHLQLDGTQALKYSRMRYDDPRGDFGRNTRQRDILQEIMKNALSMSSVTHVQAMLSELGDSVKTNITFSEMKTFAKDYRQSIDKVDTVEIQGKGQTINKVWYYIVNDQERLRIHNQMKAHLDKGN encoded by the coding sequence GTCGTCCTGCTGCTGGCAGGCGGCTCGTATGTCTGGTACCTATACCATTCGGCGGAGCAGACCGCAGCCAAAATGTACGAGGAGATCGCACCCAGCAAGCCGGTCTACGTCAGTAAGGACCCCGGCATCGCCAAGCAGCTAGAGCCTGTCCAAATGAGCAAGCTAGACTCTTTCACAGTATTGGTTCTTGGCGTTGACGAGCGGCAGAACGACCGTGGACGTTCTGATACAATGATCGTCCTGACGGTAAATCCGGCCAAGCGTTCGATGCTGATGTTCAACATTCCCCGGGATTCGAGAACGGAGATCATCGGTCATGGTACCGTGGACAAAATCAATCACGCATACGCCTTCGGCGGTGTTCAGATGTCCCTGCAGACGGTTGAGAATTTCATCGATTACCCGATCGACTATTTCGTCAAGGTTAACATGGAGGGCTTCGCACACCTCATCGACATGGTGGGCGGTGTTGAAGTGGATAATCCATTCGCGTTCGATTACGAAGGCGATCATTTCGACAAAGGGCATCTGCAGCTGGATGGGACACAGGCGTTAAAGTATTCCCGCATGCGCTACGACGATCCGCGAGGCGATTTTGGCCGTAATACGAGGCAAAGGGACATTCTTCAGGAAATCATGAAGAACGCGCTGAGTATGTCTTCCGTAACGCATGTGCAGGCGATGCTGAGCGAGCTAGGCGACAGCGTCAAGACGAATATCACCTTCTCGGAGATGAAGACCTTCGCGAAGGATTATCGGCAGAGCATCGATAAAGTGGACACGGTCGAAATCCAGGGAAAAGGGCAAACAATCAACAAAGTCTGGTATTACATAGTCAACGATCAGGAACGTCTGCGTATCCATAATCAGATGAAGGCGCATCTAGACAAGGGAAACTAA
- a CDS encoding PilZ domain-containing protein translates to MNIKSHSSAVKRQQVRIRLRGIVLASITIDSVADRAVQTGGMPVLVDNLSMNGLEFMTHLRLPVSRDYQIRISLKMNEWEFSLLANVAWRRVQENMYAYGCSFIPDVQMKQALAAALEHQLTYMNPKYRRIHELYVRMSRETANAAANRLDYKG, encoded by the coding sequence ATGAATATCAAGTCCCATTCGAGTGCGGTCAAGAGACAGCAGGTCCGCATCAGACTTCGCGGAATCGTGCTCGCTTCAATCACGATTGACAGCGTCGCGGATCGTGCTGTGCAGACCGGAGGCATGCCTGTCCTCGTTGACAATTTAAGCATGAACGGCTTGGAGTTCATGACGCATCTGCGGCTTCCGGTCAGCAGGGATTATCAGATTCGCATCTCGCTGAAGATGAACGAGTGGGAGTTCTCTCTGCTGGCTAATGTTGCGTGGCGCAGGGTGCAGGAAAACATGTACGCATACGGCTGCTCGTTCATACCGGATGTTCAGATGAAGCAGGCGCTTGCCGCCGCGCTTGAGCATCAGCTGACCTATATGAATCCGAAGTACCGCCGAATTCATGAATTGTATGTCCGTATGTCCAGGGAAACGGCCAACGCGGCCGCCAATCGGCTCGATTACAAGGGCTGA